A stretch of the Prochlorococcus marinus str. MIT 0918 genome encodes the following:
- a CDS encoding SulP family inorganic anion transporter → MALIHGFHLKNIRGDVLGGVTAAVVALPLALAFGNAALGPGGAIYGLYGAVVVGFLAALFGGTPAQVSGPTGPMSVTVAGVVASLAAVGVPRDLSAQQILPLVMAAVVIGGLFQILFGILKLGKYITLVPYSVVSGFMSGIGVIIIALQIGPLLGISTRGGVIESLSTVFSNFEPNGAAIGVAIMTLGIVFLTPRKVSQWIPSPLLALLIVTPLSIVLFGNTALDRIGEIPRGVPSFNLPSFNQYLPIIFKAGLVLAVLGAIDSLLTSLVADNISQTRHNSDRELIGQGIGNAIAGMFSGLPGAGATMRTVINVKSGGATPLSGMVHSIVLLIVLVGAGPLAEQIPTALLAGILIKVGLDIIDWGFLLRAHKLSLKTASVMYGVLLMTVFWDLIWAVLVGVFIANMLTIDSITQTQLEGMDADNPLENSMQDLPLPEDEQKILESCAGEVMLFRLKGPLSFGAAKGITERMMLIRNYKILILDITDVPRLGVTATLAIEDMMQEAQINSRKAYVAGATGRVKDRLSKFGVKGLIGSRKEALQAASNDLNNV, encoded by the coding sequence GTGGCTCTGATTCATGGTTTTCATCTGAAAAATATTAGAGGGGACGTTTTAGGAGGGGTAACAGCCGCAGTAGTAGCTCTTCCACTAGCACTTGCTTTTGGGAATGCAGCGCTTGGTCCTGGTGGTGCAATATATGGCTTGTATGGAGCTGTCGTTGTTGGTTTCTTAGCAGCTTTATTTGGTGGCACGCCAGCTCAAGTAAGTGGGCCTACAGGTCCTATGAGCGTAACAGTTGCGGGAGTGGTTGCAAGTCTTGCCGCAGTAGGTGTACCAAGAGACCTTTCAGCTCAACAAATTTTGCCACTTGTAATGGCTGCAGTTGTTATTGGAGGATTATTTCAAATTTTATTTGGGATATTAAAACTTGGTAAATATATAACTCTTGTCCCTTATTCAGTTGTTTCAGGCTTTATGTCTGGAATTGGAGTGATTATTATTGCGTTGCAAATTGGACCTCTATTAGGAATTAGTACTAGAGGTGGCGTAATAGAATCTCTCTCAACAGTTTTTTCTAATTTTGAACCTAATGGAGCAGCAATTGGAGTTGCAATAATGACTCTTGGAATAGTTTTCTTAACTCCAAGGAAAGTTAGTCAATGGATTCCATCTCCCCTTTTAGCTCTTTTAATAGTTACTCCTCTCTCAATTGTTCTTTTTGGAAATACTGCATTAGATAGAATTGGAGAGATTCCAAGAGGAGTTCCATCTTTTAATCTTCCTAGCTTTAATCAATATTTGCCAATAATTTTCAAAGCAGGTTTAGTTCTTGCCGTATTAGGGGCAATTGATTCTTTATTAACTTCATTAGTTGCAGACAATATTTCACAAACACGTCACAACTCAGATAGAGAACTAATAGGACAAGGGATAGGCAATGCTATAGCAGGAATGTTTTCTGGTCTCCCAGGTGCTGGAGCAACTATGAGAACAGTTATCAATGTCAAATCTGGAGGAGCCACCCCCCTCTCTGGCATGGTTCATTCAATAGTATTGTTAATAGTATTAGTTGGTGCTGGTCCACTTGCTGAACAAATACCAACAGCCCTTCTTGCGGGAATTCTTATAAAAGTTGGCCTAGATATTATTGACTGGGGTTTCTTACTTAGAGCTCACAAACTTTCTTTAAAAACCGCAAGTGTAATGTATGGCGTATTATTGATGACTGTCTTTTGGGATCTAATCTGGGCAGTTCTAGTGGGAGTTTTTATTGCAAATATGCTCACAATAGATTCAATTACGCAAACTCAATTAGAAGGAATGGATGCTGATAACCCTCTTGAAAATTCAATGCAAGATCTACCTTTACCTGAGGATGAGCAAAAAATATTAGAAAGTTGCGCTGGTGAGGTAATGCTATTTAGACTTAAAGGCCCACTCAGTTTTGGAGCAGCTAAAGGTATCACAGAAAGAATGATGCTAATTCGAAACTACAAAATATTAATTTTAGATATTACTGATGTTCCTAGACTAGGAGTTACAGCGACATTAGCTATTGAAGATATGATGCAGGAAGCGCAAATTAACTCAAGAAAAGCGTATGTCGCTGGAGCAACCGGCAGAGTGAAAGATAGATTATCTAAATTTGGAGTGAAAGGTCTAATTGGGTCAAGGAAGGAAGCTCTTCAAGCAGCCAGTAATGATCTTAATAACGTTTAA
- the hemB gene encoding porphobilinogen synthase — protein sequence MDLTYRPRRLRKTPALRSMVRENIITPSDFIYPLFIHEGEEVEPIGAMPGANRWTMNSLVDEVKRAWSLGIRCIVLFPKVAESLKTEGGEECFNKNGLIPRAIRKLKEELPEMTIMTDVALDPYSIDGHDGIVSQEGVVLNDETVEHLCKQAIVQAQAGADLIGPSDMMDGRVGAIREALDDEGFESVGIISYTAKYSSAYYGPFREALDSAPRALNSKPIPKDKSTYQMDPSNAREAITEAYLDEQEGSDILMVKPGLAYLDIIYRIRQESELPIAAYNVSGEYSMIKAAALKGWVDEKSVVLETLLSFKRAGADLILTYHACDAAKWLQD from the coding sequence ATGGACCTCACTTATCGGCCTCGACGACTTCGTAAAACACCAGCTTTAAGAAGTATGGTGAGAGAAAACATTATTACTCCTTCAGATTTTATTTATCCATTATTCATTCATGAAGGTGAAGAGGTTGAGCCCATTGGAGCAATGCCCGGAGCTAATCGATGGACTATGAATAGTTTGGTTGATGAGGTTAAAAGAGCTTGGAGCTTAGGAATCAGATGCATAGTTTTATTCCCAAAAGTTGCTGAATCTTTGAAAACAGAAGGAGGAGAAGAATGTTTTAACAAAAATGGGTTAATCCCCAGAGCAATTAGGAAATTGAAAGAAGAATTGCCAGAGATGACAATTATGACCGATGTTGCTTTAGATCCATATTCAATAGATGGACATGATGGAATTGTTAGTCAGGAGGGAGTGGTTTTAAATGACGAGACAGTAGAACATTTGTGTAAGCAAGCTATTGTTCAAGCTCAAGCTGGAGCTGACCTTATAGGACCTAGTGACATGATGGATGGACGAGTAGGTGCTATTCGTGAAGCTTTAGACGATGAAGGTTTTGAGAGCGTTGGAATTATTAGCTATACCGCAAAATACTCTTCTGCTTATTATGGACCTTTTCGAGAGGCACTTGACTCTGCTCCACGCGCTTTAAATTCTAAGCCAATACCCAAGGATAAAAGCACCTATCAAATGGATCCCTCAAATGCCAGGGAAGCTATTACTGAAGCGTATTTAGATGAGCAAGAAGGTTCTGATATTTTAATGGTTAAGCCAGGGTTAGCGTATCTCGATATTATTTATCGCATAAGACAAGAGTCAGAATTGCCTATTGCTGCTTACAACGTTAGTGGTGAATATTCAATGATTAAAGCTGCTGCTTTAAAAGGATGGGTTGATGAAAAGTCAGTAGTATTAGAAACTTTGTTGAGCTTTAAAAGAGCAGGCGCGGATTTGATTCTGACTTATCATGCATGTGACGCTGCTAAATGGTTACAAGATTAA
- a CDS encoding VOC family protein: MSALKCIANVQRLGHVAIRVKDVERAKLFYINLGMKLVWDDQDWCYLEVEPGKDGLALLGPTYKAAGPHFAFHFTDKSEVEDAHKNLIKSGVEVGSLHDHRDGTASFYLKDSEGNWLEMLYHPPEGIFSNQ; this comes from the coding sequence ATGTCTGCCTTAAAGTGTATAGCAAATGTTCAAAGACTTGGCCATGTAGCTATACGTGTAAAAGATGTCGAGAGGGCAAAATTGTTTTATATCAATTTAGGTATGAAACTAGTTTGGGATGATCAAGACTGGTGTTATTTAGAAGTTGAGCCCGGTAAAGATGGTTTGGCTTTGTTAGGACCTACTTATAAAGCTGCCGGGCCCCATTTCGCTTTTCATTTTACAGATAAAAGCGAAGTCGAAGATGCTCACAAGAATTTGATCAAATCTGGAGTGGAAGTTGGCTCGTTACATGATCATCGAGATGGGACAGCCTCGTTTTACCTTAAAGATTCTGAAGGTAATTGGTTGGAAATGCTTTATCACCCACCTGAAGGGATCTTTTCTAATCAATAA
- a CDS encoding endonuclease MutS2: protein MGLIDKNSESYIADIAFQETLDLLEWPRLCEQLASFASSSVGRKKCLHSSIPNNFETSHQYLAETLEIGSLDEEIEGGISFHGINDLEDIILRCSKGGVLTGIQLLEVAETLRAARRLRRQIEQPEIRPHISSLVSNFVTLPDLQRRIEFMLEEGGRVADRSSQQLFELRQKASRLSVERKECLKEVVRRHHAVLQTTVLAERFSRPVMALKAGALDQISGTVHDTSASGNTVYIEPQIVIPLGNRISKIQDQILVEEQRILSDLSSQVGKNFEELEHLSQALPKLDFALARARYGKWIGGIAPSIKNEPESDFLIQEFRHPLLVWQEHYEDGEPVVPISFEISSSVMSVIITGPNTGGKTVTLKSIGLAILMAKFGLLLPSIGEPSLPWCHKVLADIGDEQSLQQNLSTFSGHIVRIRRILKTISTEPGPIVVLLDELGAGTDPTEGTALAHALLMTFADRARLTVATTHFGELKTLKYNDTRFENASVGFNSDTICPTYHLQWGIPGRSNALAIANRLGLDDSVIGHAKQLMRVNGTENVNSIIEGLEKQRERQQEAAEDAAALLARTELLHEELISRWEKERQQSEKFQERGKKKLEISILEGQKEVKSLIRRLRDRSADGEIARTVGQRLKRIEAVHFQDKTNKDKINWFPKVGDRVRLISIGKSGEVVSVSDDGMQLTVMCGVFRSTVDLSAVESLDGKKPSFTKPLFNVKANLSLGGNSNIRTKRNTVDVRGLRVHEAEAVIEEKFRNTLGPVWVIHGIGTGRLKKGLTEWLKNLDYVEKITMAEKYDGGAGCSVVWLR, encoded by the coding sequence ATGGGCCTTATAGATAAGAATTCTGAATCATATATTGCTGATATAGCCTTTCAAGAAACCCTTGATTTATTGGAGTGGCCAAGGCTTTGCGAGCAACTTGCATCATTTGCATCTTCATCAGTAGGGAGGAAAAAATGCTTGCATTCTTCAATACCAAATAATTTTGAGACTAGTCATCAATATCTTGCAGAGACTTTAGAAATTGGCTCTTTAGATGAAGAGATTGAAGGAGGTATTAGTTTTCATGGCATAAATGATTTAGAAGATATTATTTTGAGATGTTCTAAAGGAGGTGTTCTAACTGGGATTCAATTATTGGAAGTTGCTGAAACACTAAGAGCTGCTCGTCGATTGCGTCGTCAAATTGAACAGCCAGAAATTAGGCCACACATATCCTCACTTGTTTCTAATTTCGTCACATTACCTGATCTACAAAGACGGATTGAATTCATGTTAGAAGAAGGTGGAAGAGTGGCCGATCGATCAAGCCAGCAATTGTTTGAATTAAGGCAAAAGGCGAGTCGATTGAGTGTTGAGAGAAAAGAATGTTTAAAAGAGGTTGTAAGGAGGCATCATGCGGTTTTGCAAACCACAGTATTAGCAGAACGTTTTAGCCGTCCTGTTATGGCATTAAAAGCTGGAGCACTTGATCAAATTTCGGGGACTGTTCATGACACTTCTGCTTCAGGTAATACGGTTTATATAGAGCCTCAAATTGTTATCCCACTAGGTAATAGAATATCTAAAATTCAAGACCAAATTTTAGTAGAAGAGCAGAGAATATTATCGGATTTAAGTAGTCAAGTAGGTAAAAACTTCGAAGAGCTTGAACATCTTTCTCAGGCTTTACCAAAATTGGATTTTGCTTTAGCAAGAGCACGATACGGAAAATGGATAGGAGGTATTGCTCCTTCGATAAAAAATGAACCCGAATCAGATTTTTTGATTCAGGAATTTCGCCACCCTTTGCTTGTTTGGCAAGAGCATTATGAAGATGGTGAGCCGGTTGTGCCAATTAGTTTTGAAATCTCTTCAAGTGTTATGTCTGTTATTATTACTGGCCCAAACACAGGTGGTAAAACAGTTACTTTAAAAAGCATTGGATTGGCGATTCTTATGGCTAAGTTTGGTTTGTTATTACCATCAATTGGCGAGCCTTCTTTACCTTGGTGCCATAAGGTTTTAGCAGATATTGGAGATGAACAATCACTTCAACAAAATTTATCAACTTTTAGTGGACATATAGTTCGTATTCGACGAATTCTTAAGACTATATCTACCGAACCTGGTCCCATAGTAGTGTTACTGGATGAATTAGGAGCAGGAACTGATCCTACTGAGGGTACTGCTTTAGCCCATGCTTTACTTATGACATTTGCAGATCGAGCAAGGTTGACTGTTGCGACGACACATTTTGGTGAGTTAAAAACTTTAAAATATAATGACACTCGTTTTGAGAATGCTTCAGTTGGTTTTAATAGCGATACTATTTGCCCTACATACCATTTGCAATGGGGTATTCCTGGAAGAAGTAATGCTTTGGCAATTGCAAACCGATTGGGTCTTGATGATTCTGTTATAGGTCACGCGAAGCAATTAATGAGAGTTAATGGTACCGAAAATGTAAATAGTATTATTGAAGGATTAGAAAAACAAAGAGAAAGACAACAGGAAGCTGCTGAAGATGCGGCTGCTTTGTTGGCTCGTACAGAATTGCTTCATGAAGAATTAATTAGCCGTTGGGAGAAAGAACGTCAACAATCTGAGAAGTTTCAAGAAAGAGGTAAAAAGAAGTTAGAAATTTCTATACTTGAGGGACAAAAGGAAGTTAAATCATTAATTCGGCGACTACGGGATAGATCAGCAGATGGTGAGATTGCGAGAACAGTAGGTCAGCGTTTAAAACGAATAGAAGCTGTACATTTTCAAGATAAAACTAACAAAGATAAGATTAACTGGTTCCCTAAAGTTGGGGATAGGGTGAGGTTGATTTCTATAGGCAAATCAGGAGAAGTCGTTTCAGTTTCAGATGATGGAATGCAGCTTACAGTTATGTGTGGAGTCTTTCGAAGTACAGTTGATTTAAGTGCTGTCGAAAGTCTTGATGGTAAAAAACCGAGTTTCACCAAACCATTATTTAATGTAAAAGCGAATCTTTCTTTAGGGGGCAATTCAAATATTAGAACCAAACGTAATACTGTTGACGTGAGAGGTTTAAGGGTGCATGAAGCTGAAGCTGTAATCGAAGAAAAATTCCGAAATACCCTGGGCCCTGTATGGGTCATACATGGTATAGGTACTGGTAGGCTGAAAAAAGGATTAACGGAGTGGTTGAAAAATCTCGACTATGTTGAAAAAATAACAATGGCAGAAAAGTATGATGGTGGAGCAGGCTGTAGTGTCGTATGGCTGAGATGA
- the cgtA gene encoding Obg family GTPase CgtA — MQFIDQARIKVSAGRGGDGIVAFRREKYVPAGGPSGGDGGNGGNIIFQADDNLQTLLDFKFKQLILAADGRRGGPNKCTGASGNDLILKVPCGTEVRHINTGIIFGDLTVNGDTLVVAYGGSGGLGNAHYLSNRNRAPEKFTEGKEGEEWLLNLELKLLAEVGIIGLPNAGKSTLISVLSSAKPKVADYPFTTLIPNLGVVRKPTGDGTVFADIPGLIAGAAQGIGLGHDFLRHIERTKLLVHLVDASSLNPLEDIKVVETELEAYGHGLIDRPRIMVLNKKELLIAEKFKELEQQLKKELSRELIFISAAMSQGLDLLLRKVWESLNT, encoded by the coding sequence ATGCAGTTTATAGATCAAGCGCGTATAAAAGTAAGCGCAGGACGTGGCGGAGATGGAATAGTAGCCTTTAGAAGAGAAAAGTATGTGCCTGCTGGAGGTCCTTCTGGTGGTGATGGAGGTAATGGCGGAAATATAATTTTCCAAGCGGATGACAACCTTCAAACTTTACTGGATTTCAAGTTTAAGCAACTTATTCTTGCTGCTGATGGTCGAAGGGGAGGTCCTAATAAATGTACAGGAGCGTCTGGAAATGATTTAATACTTAAAGTCCCTTGTGGTACAGAAGTTCGACATATCAATACGGGAATTATTTTTGGAGATTTAACAGTTAATGGAGATACTCTGGTCGTTGCTTATGGCGGTTCTGGTGGGCTCGGTAATGCCCACTATTTAAGTAATAGAAATCGCGCTCCAGAGAAGTTTACAGAGGGCAAAGAAGGTGAAGAGTGGTTGCTTAATCTTGAATTGAAGTTATTAGCAGAAGTTGGAATTATTGGATTGCCAAATGCAGGAAAAAGCACATTAATTTCAGTCCTTTCTTCAGCAAAACCTAAGGTTGCTGATTATCCTTTTACTACTTTGATACCAAACCTTGGGGTTGTAAGAAAACCAACAGGTGATGGCACTGTATTTGCTGACATTCCTGGTTTAATAGCTGGTGCTGCTCAAGGTATAGGTTTAGGTCATGATTTTTTAAGGCATATAGAAAGAACAAAATTATTGGTTCACCTTGTAGATGCTTCTTCATTAAACCCTTTAGAAGACATCAAAGTTGTGGAAACTGAGCTTGAGGCTTATGGGCATGGTCTTATTGATCGTCCTAGAATTATGGTTTTGAATAAAAAAGAACTTTTAATAGCCGAGAAATTTAAAGAATTAGAACAGCAATTAAAAAAGGAACTTAGTCGTGAATTGATTTTTATTTCTGCTGCAATGAGTCAAGGATTAGATCTACTTCTAAGAAAAGTTTGGGAAAGCCTTAATACTTAA
- a CDS encoding CP12 domain-containing protein has protein sequence MKSIDEHIQKDQTEILSAKAQGNSPKVRHLEEELHSLEEYKEHHPEDKHDPNALELFCDANPDEPECLVYDD, from the coding sequence ATGAAATCCATTGATGAGCACATTCAAAAGGATCAAACTGAGATCCTTTCAGCCAAAGCTCAAGGCAACTCTCCTAAAGTCCGTCACCTCGAAGAGGAGCTACACTCTCTTGAGGAATATAAGGAACATCATCCAGAAGACAAGCATGACCCTAATGCCTTGGAATTATTCTGTGATGCCAATCCGGACGAACCTGAATGCTTAGTCTATGATGATTAA
- a CDS encoding DUF2301 domain-containing membrane protein translates to MNTALEKEYEGIYGKYKITSQDQKEVQLYRISLFICGISFISGLINWLLIGPNYVWIWLLILSISLGFALKWIHIYISFLHKTLQALSALGLIGLSILLLTENPSELLPNISSNPLLSLLIGPTFAALTGLGFKEFFCFRRPEAIGLTLLLPLSILSHLFNFFSNEIIMFLLISSAMLLTILAIRKFGMDAASDIGDKSVFEFLKRTKAEEAF, encoded by the coding sequence ATGAACACAGCTTTAGAGAAAGAGTATGAAGGTATTTATGGAAAATATAAAATCACTTCTCAAGATCAAAAAGAAGTTCAACTGTATAGAATTTCTCTTTTCATATGTGGAATTTCATTTATAAGCGGACTAATAAATTGGCTACTAATAGGACCAAATTATGTATGGATTTGGCTTTTAATCCTTTCAATTTCACTTGGCTTTGCTCTTAAATGGATTCATATTTATATTAGTTTTCTTCATAAAACTCTACAAGCATTGTCTGCTCTTGGATTAATAGGGCTTTCAATACTTCTTTTAACTGAAAATCCATCAGAGTTATTACCTAACATTTCCTCCAATCCATTATTGTCATTACTAATTGGCCCTACTTTTGCAGCTTTAACTGGTTTGGGGTTTAAGGAGTTTTTCTGTTTTCGACGTCCAGAAGCTATAGGCCTAACATTACTTTTACCTTTAAGCATTTTAAGCCACTTGTTCAATTTTTTTAGCAACGAAATAATAATGTTTTTACTGATTTCATCTGCAATGCTTTTAACCATCCTTGCAATTCGAAAGTTTGGGATGGATGCGGCATCTGATATTGGAGACAAGAGTGTTTTCGAATTCTTAAAAAGGACTAAAGCCGAAGAGGCTTTTTAG
- a CDS encoding glutathione S-transferase family protein, producing the protein MSIPPGIVTTARKGWNWQWNQLMNALAPCDEQGNYVRKPSHALKATIPNKQDLLQRSKNELPLLIIGRSCPWAHRTWLIYELKNLSSSLNLLIAEADHKAGNWKINPAWKGCNSLLEIYKLCNSPPEHRATVPALIDPKGIPNSQPKLLGNESAQLVEVLNEWPSEDKNFEDLNPQNLHKEINNWQELIQFSINNGVYKCGFARNQTAYNNASEDLFKAMKILNEHLSRKGPWLCGNKITIADIRLFPTIIRWESVYAPLFGCSEKSLQAFPKILEWRKRFFNIPKVSKTCNSHNWLNDYYGALFPLNASNIIPRGPDLQEIINYK; encoded by the coding sequence ATGTCAATACCCCCTGGAATAGTTACAACTGCTCGCAAAGGTTGGAACTGGCAATGGAATCAATTAATGAATGCCCTTGCACCTTGTGACGAACAAGGGAATTATGTGAGAAAGCCTAGTCATGCACTAAAAGCAACTATACCTAACAAGCAAGATTTACTTCAAAGGTCTAAAAACGAATTACCCCTATTAATCATAGGGAGGAGTTGTCCTTGGGCCCATAGAACATGGTTGATATATGAGCTTAAGAATTTATCGAGTAGTTTAAATTTGCTAATTGCAGAAGCTGATCATAAAGCTGGGAACTGGAAAATAAATCCAGCTTGGAAAGGATGCAATTCCCTTCTTGAAATTTACAAGCTTTGCAATTCTCCACCAGAACATAGAGCTACAGTTCCAGCACTAATAGATCCAAAAGGAATTCCAAATAGCCAGCCCAAATTATTAGGTAATGAAAGTGCGCAATTAGTAGAAGTCCTTAATGAATGGCCTTCAGAAGATAAAAACTTTGAAGATTTAAACCCACAAAATCTTCATAAAGAAATCAATAATTGGCAAGAGCTAATTCAATTTTCAATAAATAATGGTGTATATAAATGTGGCTTTGCAAGAAATCAAACTGCATATAACAATGCGAGTGAAGACCTATTTAAAGCAATGAAAATATTAAATGAACATCTTTCCAGAAAAGGACCCTGGCTATGCGGAAATAAAATAACTATTGCAGATATCAGATTATTTCCAACTATTATTCGTTGGGAATCAGTTTATGCTCCCTTATTCGGATGTTCTGAAAAATCTCTGCAAGCTTTTCCAAAAATTCTCGAATGGCGTAAAAGATTTTTTAACATACCCAAAGTTTCCAAAACCTGTAATTCACATAATTGGCTCAATGACTACTATGGTGCTCTTTTTCCTCTTAACGCAAGTAACATTATTCCAAGAGGGCCAGACTTACAAGAAATAATCAATTACAAATGA
- a CDS encoding aspartoacylase, protein MSDIQVLLVAGTHGNEINAAWIFDQFEENEKLIDFPGLDIQTVIGNPIARKNGCRYLDRDLNRSFSNDLLNNSGLNNLEIDRAQWLLSKYGPAGTKPSKIVIDFHSTTAAMGSSLVIYGRRSADLALASIIQNRLGLPIYLHEGDPSQKGFLVESWPCGLVVEIGPVPQSLLSSQIIKSTLLILLTSLKEIIKANSDQAIFPNKVVIHRHLKSLDFPRDRLGRIASFIHPKLQGRDWYPIKGGHPLFVDLLGKITYLDLESFSGEVIPLFINEAAYAEKGIAMSLTKREVLDLRKEDFKQLIELFNI, encoded by the coding sequence ATGTCTGATATTCAGGTTCTTTTAGTAGCTGGTACTCATGGTAATGAGATTAATGCTGCTTGGATTTTTGATCAATTTGAGGAAAATGAAAAGTTAATTGATTTTCCTGGTCTTGATATTCAAACTGTGATTGGGAATCCAATTGCTCGTAAAAATGGTTGTAGATATTTAGATAGAGATTTGAACAGAAGTTTTTCTAATGATTTGCTTAATAATTCTGGATTGAATAATTTAGAGATTGATCGAGCTCAATGGCTTCTTAGCAAATATGGTCCTGCTGGGACTAAGCCGTCAAAAATTGTTATTGATTTCCATAGTACAACTGCTGCTATGGGTTCTTCTCTAGTGATTTATGGACGTCGATCAGCTGATTTGGCATTAGCATCCATTATCCAAAATCGTCTTGGCCTTCCAATTTATTTACATGAGGGTGATCCATCCCAAAAGGGTTTTTTAGTTGAATCTTGGCCTTGTGGACTTGTAGTAGAAATAGGTCCTGTCCCTCAAAGTTTATTGAGTTCCCAAATTATTAAAAGCACTTTATTGATTCTTTTGACTTCTCTAAAAGAGATTATTAAGGCAAATTCTGACCAAGCAATATTCCCTAATAAAGTTGTAATTCATAGACATTTAAAAAGTCTTGATTTTCCTAGAGACAGATTAGGCCGAATAGCATCATTCATTCACCCCAAACTTCAAGGAAGAGATTGGTATCCTATTAAAGGTGGACACCCTTTGTTCGTAGATTTGCTTGGAAAAATTACTTATTTAGATCTTGAATCCTTTTCTGGAGAAGTTATTCCACTATTTATTAATGAAGCAGCCTATGCAGAGAAAGGCATCGCTATGAGCCTAACAAAAAGGGAAGTATTGGATCTTAGGAAAGAGGACTTTAAGCAACTTATTGAATTATTTAATATATAA